Proteins from a genomic interval of Sphingobacterium lactis:
- a CDS encoding DUF2946 family protein gives MGLIVAHDHHHEDHGPSCHTTEESHDQHDHHADCQYCFLYFQQGISLQNAFHWDATPVELEIKVTLSEDYKSHPYLKPFYSKGLRAPPILLIPTQA, from the coding sequence ATGGGGCTTATCGTGGCTCATGACCACCATCACGAAGACCATGGCCCATCGTGCCACACCACTGAAGAATCGCATGATCAGCATGACCATCATGCCGATTGTCAATACTGCTTCTTGTATTTCCAGCAAGGCATTTCTTTACAAAATGCCTTCCATTGGGATGCAACTCCCGTGGAATTGGAAATTAAGGTCACCCTTTCGGAAGATTACAAATCACACCCCTACTTAAAACCTTTTTATTCTAAAGGCCTCCGGGCGCCGCCCATCTTACTTATACCCACACAAGCGTAA